From Nymphaea colorata isolate Beijing-Zhang1983 chromosome 6, ASM883128v2, whole genome shotgun sequence, a single genomic window includes:
- the LOC116255400 gene encoding squamosa promoter-binding-like protein 17, with protein MDLRAVKEREDGGDDGRHLGNGVSGAAAAAAAAAGAGAASSSPIDGLKLGKRTYFQDGGAGAATTKPRCLSGTSLVAIPAPPKRARGVLQGGQPPRCQVEGCKADLTGSKAYYCRHKVCGMHSKSPKVIVAGMEQRFCQQCSRFHQLSEFDQGKRSCRRRLAGHNERRRKPPPGLIPSHYGRFTSTLYENSRIGGLLVDFTFPKHAVKDVWPTIRVSEHAPDQVQATGNYLPHLWQGDASAADILLPGVHPFLQGSSGGSSFYSHEISPRDCFSGVSDHGCALSLLSHQPLGSKARSSGLITVNHLFNDEDSSMGQPHDGPPCPDVNSDKLHCTSSQWSPTFPPFATYSPSAILEPLSPTRNRTSAWSIRNNGSSNLHHVQSEIGSKQASELHASQFLGELELGPQGSRQLADLGHLRAFGTSKHDVHWGL; from the exons ATGGACCTTCGGGCTGTGAAGGAGAGGGAGGACGGTGGTGATGATGGTCGGCATCTTGGCAATGGCGTCTCTGGtgctgctgctgccgctgcTGCCGCTGCCGGCGCAGGCGCCGCTTCTTCGTCACCGATCGACGGGCTGAAGCTTGGCAAGAGGACCTACTTCCAGGATGGGGGTGCAGGAGCTGCCACAACCAAGCCGAGGTGCCTTTCCGGGACCTCCTTGGTGGCGATTCCGGCGCCGCCTAAGCGGGCCAGAGGAGTGCTGCAGGGCGGGCAGCCTCCGAGGTGTCAGGTTGAGGGCTGCAAGGCAGACCTTACCGGCTCTAAGGCCTATTACTGCAGGCACAAGGTGTGTGGCATGCACTCCAAGTCTCCCAAGGTCATCGTTGCGGGTATGGAGCAGAGATTCTGCCAACAATGTagcag ATTTCATCAGCTGTCTGAATTTGACCAAGGAAAACGCAGTTGCCGCAGACGGTTAGCTGGTCATAATGAACGTCGAAGGAAGCCACCGCCAGGTTTAATACCATCTCATTACGGACGGTTCACTTCCACTCTTTATG AGAACAGCAGGATTGGTGGACTCTTGGTAGACTTTACCTTCCCAAAGCATGCTGTTAAGGATGTGTGGCCAACCATCAGAGTTAGTGAACATGCACCGGACCAAGTCCAAGCTACAGGAAACTATCTTCCACATCTCTGGCAGGGTGATGCTTCTGCTGCTGATATTTTGTTGCCAGGAGTTCATCCATTTTTACAAGGTTCATCTGGTGGGTCTAGCTTTTATAGCCACGAAATTTCACCAAGGGACTGTTTCTCAGGAGTCTCCGACCACGgttgtgctctctctcttctgtcacACCAACCATTGGGATCAAAAGCTCGTTCTTCTGGCCTTATTACCGTAAACCACCTATTCAATGATGAGGACTCCAGTATGGGTCAGCCTCATGATGGCCCACCTTGCCCTGATGTCAATTCTGACAAATTGCATTGCACTTCATCTCAGTGGAGTCCAACTTTTCCTCCGTTTGCTACATATTCTCCAAGTGCTATATTGGAACCACTGTCACCTACTAGAAACAGAACCAGTGCTTGGAGTATTAGGAATAATGGGTCCTCTAATTTGCATCACGTCCAGTCAGAGATAGGATCAAAGCAAGCATCAGAGTTGCACGCCAGCCAGTTTTTGGGTGAGCTGGAGTTGGGCCCACAAGGAAGCAGGCAGCTGGCCGACCTTGGGCACTTGAGGGCATTTGGCACTTCTAAACATGATGTGCATTGGGGTCTGTAG